In Carya illinoinensis cultivar Pawnee chromosome 7, C.illinoinensisPawnee_v1, whole genome shotgun sequence, the following are encoded in one genomic region:
- the LOC122315112 gene encoding probable polygalacturonase, with amino-acid sequence MVGVEGRRRDPMKRLVSQVTLLLLLALSVAIEHDGEGNNGQCSYKRFLDPRPHSVSILEFGAVGDGETLNTVAFQNAIFYLKSFADKGGAQLYVPAGRWLTGSFNLTSHLTLFLERGATVLGSQDYIHWDIVDPLPSYGRGIEFPGGRYRSLINGQNLNDVVITGDNGTIDGQGSVWWNQFSFHSLNHSRPHLVEFIDSDDVIISNLTFLNSPAWNIHPVYCSNVLVENITAHAPPESPYTCGIVPDSSEYVCIQNCNISMGYDAIVLKSGWDEYGISYGQPTTNVHIRGVHLQSSSGSGLAFGSEMSGGISNILVEQLHLRDSFIGVELKTKEGRGGYMKNILFSGVELEDVHLAISVTGQSGSHPDEKYDSSALPVVGGITFRNMVGANITIAGKFSGIQESPFTSICLSNLTFSINSRFSPSWYCSNVMGISEFVSPEPCTDLQDSFSNSSSACFLLLYPHSYSSVL; translated from the exons ATGGTTGGTGTTGAGGGAAGGAGAAGAGACCCAATGAAGAGGCTAGTAA GCCAGGTGACTCTGCTTTTGCTTTTGGCATTAAGCGTTGCTATCGAACATGATGGTGAGGGAAATAATGGACAATGCAGTTACAAGAGATTTTTGGATCCCAGACCGCACAGTGTGTCCATCTTGGAATTTGGAGCAGTCGGAGACGGGGAAACATTGAACACAGTTGCCTTCCAAAATGCCATTTTCTATCTCAAGTCCTTTGCTGACAAGGGTGGCGCGCAGCTTTATGTTCCTGCAGGGAGGTGGCTGACTGGAAGTTTTAACCTTACTAGCCATCTCACTCTCTTCCTTGAAAGAGGTGCTACCGTTCTTGGATCCCAG GATTACATTCACTGGGATATTGTAGATCCTCTCCCATCTTATGGTCGAGGTATCGAGTTTCCAGGTGGCAGATATCGTAGCTTGATTAATGGGCAAAATTTAAATGATGTGGTGATAACAG GTGATAACGGAACAATAGATGGCCAGGGTTCTGTCTGGTGGAATCAGTTTAGTTTTCATTCCCTAAATCATAGCCGACCACATCTGGTGGAATTTATTGACTCTGATGATgtaattatttcaaatttaaccttCTTAAATTCTCCTGCTTGGAACATCCATCCAGTGTATTGCAG CAATGTGTTAGTTGAAAACATAACTGCTCATGCTCCACCAGAATCTCCTTACACCTGTGGTATAGTCCCAG ATTCTTCCGAGTATGTTTGCATACAGAACTGCAACATTAGCATGGGTTATGATGCAATTGTGCTTAAGAGTGGTTGGGATGAATATGGAATCTCATATGGCCAACCAACCACAAATGTCCACATCAGAGGTGTTCACCTTCAGTCTTCTTCGGGCTCTGGCCTTGCTTTTGGCAGTGAGATGTCTGGAGGCATCTCCAACATACTTGTGGAACAGCTGCATCTACGAGACTCTTTCATTGGAGTCGAACTAAAGACAAAAGAAGGCAGAGGTGGTTATATGAAAAACATCCTTTTCTCAGGTGTAGAGTTGGAGGATGTTCACTTGGCAATCAGTGTAACAGGTCAATCTGGCTCTCATCCAGATGAAAAATATGATTCTAGTGCTCTTCCAGTTGTTGGAGGCATCACCTTTAGGAATATGGTTGGTGCAAATATCACAATTGCTGGAAAATTTTCTGGAATCCAAGAGTCACCTTTCACATCAATCTGTCTCTCTAATCTTACATTCTCcatcaattcaagattttctccCTCATGGTATTGTTCCAATGTGATGGGTATCTCTGAGTTTGTGTCTCCTGAACCATGTACAGATCTACAGGACTCATTTTCGAATTCTTCCTCAGCTTGCTTTCTTCTCTTATATCCACATTCCTATTCTTCGGTTTTGTGA